The Actinomycetota bacterium genome has a window encoding:
- a CDS encoding class I SAM-dependent methyltransferase — translation MRTLAQQRAVHHPLFARVYARVGHLMDAEIGDHRRRLLAGLTGRILEVGAGNGLNVPHYPATVTEVLAIEPEPYLRRQALAVASQAPVPIRVVDGTAEALPAPDATVDAVVASLVLCTVIDLEGALAEVRRVLRPGGRLRFYEHVRATDPRLACWQDRLEHPWGWLVGGCHPNRDTVAAIGAAGLRLVQLDRFDLKAMPPLARPHVLGVAERGS, via the coding sequence ATGCGCACGCTTGCTCAGCAACGAGCGGTCCACCACCCTCTGTTCGCCCGCGTCTATGCGCGGGTCGGCCACCTCATGGACGCCGAGATCGGCGACCACCGCCGGCGCCTGCTGGCCGGCCTCACCGGTCGGATCCTGGAGGTCGGCGCCGGCAACGGCCTCAACGTCCCCCACTACCCGGCCACCGTCACCGAGGTCCTGGCCATCGAGCCCGAGCCCTACCTGCGCCGCCAGGCCCTGGCCGTGGCCAGCCAGGCGCCGGTCCCGATCCGGGTCGTGGATGGCACAGCCGAGGCCCTACCCGCCCCCGACGCCACCGTCGACGCGGTGGTGGCCAGCCTGGTCCTGTGCACCGTCATCGACCTGGAGGGCGCCCTGGCCGAGGTCCGTCGGGTGCTGCGCCCGGGCGGGAGGTTGCGCTTCTACGAGCACGTGCGGGCCACCGACCCGCGGCTGGCCTGCTGGCAGGACCGGCTGGAGCACCCTTGGGGGTGGCTGGTCGGCGGCTGCCACCCCAACCGCGACACGGTCGCCGCCATCGGAGCCGCCGGGCTGCGGCTGGTCCAGCTGGACCGCTTCGACCTCAAGGCCATGCCACCGCTGGCCCGCCCGCACGTCCTCGGCGTGGCGGAGCGCGGGTCCTAG